One window of the Acaryochloris sp. CCMEE 5410 genome contains the following:
- a CDS encoding aminoglycoside 6-adenylyltransferase yields MGINANTLNRARQQLLDNIVEYFLGKKGVEALYIQGSVASASADEYSDIDFRVVVQPHLYRHFLAERFTAPQQWGDWLYNEWAGNDWVCVSHFKPFNKIDVLYFDVHKLQPSPWFLLPIHVIYDPQNLIEGVIQASQGLSFTPDHREIDRLISKGLAYSEEIYRRIMRDELFYSQSQLDSLRAILMQFDDYYQGAPSTGASHFERRGSHPCVEALISSYSPLERVLLLKALLKLLKLFHHQISQLQQTFNLQRDITTDLAWIHTIETLCIEQVEQDQS; encoded by the coding sequence ATGGGGATCAACGCCAATACACTCAACCGGGCACGCCAACAGTTGTTAGACAATATCGTTGAGTATTTTTTAGGCAAGAAAGGGGTTGAAGCCCTTTATATTCAAGGCTCTGTTGCATCAGCATCAGCTGATGAATATTCAGATATTGATTTTCGAGTGGTGGTGCAACCGCATCTATATCGACATTTTCTAGCAGAACGTTTTACTGCTCCTCAACAGTGGGGGGATTGGCTATATAACGAGTGGGCTGGCAATGATTGGGTTTGTGTCTCTCACTTCAAGCCCTTTAACAAAATTGATGTTCTATATTTCGATGTCCATAAGCTGCAGCCCTCTCCTTGGTTTCTGCTACCCATACACGTGATATACGATCCTCAAAACTTGATTGAAGGGGTGATTCAGGCATCTCAAGGCTTAAGCTTCACCCCCGATCATAGAGAAATTGATCGGTTAATCAGCAAGGGGCTGGCTTATTCAGAGGAAATCTATCGACGCATTATGCGCGATGAATTGTTTTACAGTCAATCTCAACTGGATAGTTTGAGAGCCATCTTAATGCAGTTCGATGATTACTATCAGGGCGCTCCTTCTACTGGCGCATCCCATTTCGAACGTCGGGGGAGTCACCCCTGTGTTGAAGCGTTAATTTCTTCATACTCTCCCTTAGAACGAGTGTTACTACTTAAAGCATTACTCAAACTCCTAAAACTATTTCATCACCAAATCAGCCAGCTCCAGCAAACTTTTAACCTTCAACGAGACATCACCACTGACTTAGCTTGGATCCATACGATTGAGACCTTATGTATTGAGCAAGTTGAGCAAGACCAAAGTTAG
- a CDS encoding PspA/IM30 family protein — protein sequence MGLFDRVSRVVRSNLNAVVSSAEDPEKILEQTVEDMREDLVQLRQAVAQSIAAQKRVEQQYNQAQTQSSEWYRRAQLALQKGDENLAREALSRKQTFTDTANSLKSQLDQSTNQVATLKRNMTALESKIAEAKTKKEMLKARARAAKASEQINKAMGRVDTSGAIGAFERMEEKVMEMEAQSEAIAELAGDTLDSQFASLEAGSDVDSELAMLKAQLAEPPALEGTPAAPEALPASTTEAVDTPQQQTPVDAELEELRNKLDQI from the coding sequence ATGGGATTATTTGACCGCGTTAGTCGGGTTGTTCGTTCAAACCTCAATGCAGTTGTCAGCTCTGCCGAAGATCCAGAAAAAATCCTGGAGCAAACCGTTGAGGATATGCGAGAAGACTTAGTGCAATTGCGCCAAGCCGTTGCCCAGTCCATCGCAGCCCAAAAGCGGGTTGAACAGCAATATAATCAGGCCCAAACTCAGTCTTCCGAATGGTATCGTCGCGCCCAACTTGCCCTCCAAAAAGGCGATGAGAATTTGGCTCGCGAAGCCCTTTCTCGCAAGCAAACCTTCACAGATACGGCCAATAGTCTCAAATCCCAGCTGGATCAATCCACCAATCAAGTGGCGACCCTAAAGCGCAACATGACCGCTTTAGAAAGCAAAATTGCTGAAGCCAAGACTAAGAAAGAGATGCTCAAAGCGCGTGCCCGGGCGGCAAAAGCCAGTGAGCAGATCAACAAAGCCATGGGTAGAGTGGATACCTCAGGAGCCATTGGTGCTTTTGAGCGTATGGAAGAGAAAGTCATGGAAATGGAGGCCCAGTCTGAGGCAATCGCAGAATTAGCAGGGGATACTTTAGATAGTCAGTTTGCCAGTTTAGAAGCGGGTAGTGACGTGGATTCAGAACTAGCCATGTTAAAAGCGCAACTCGCAGAACCGCCTGCTTTAGAAGGGACGCCTGCAGCACCAGAAGCTTTACCTGCCTCTACAACTGAAGCTGTGGATACTCCTCAGCAACAAACCCCTGTGGATGCAGAGCTTGAGGAACTGCGGAATAAGCTGGATCAAATCTAA
- a CDS encoding aldo/keto reductase yields MSPKTQRRTFLLSSLAATGGLLGSLLLHKDRRSVSVPPSSAPKNSSIPKKVLGKTGIELPILGLGGAGQTPLSQPGAEKEAVDMIQQAWDLGIRYFDTAASYGPSEDYLGKVLPQYRSQIFLASKTAKRDRDGAWRELERSLKRLNTDYLDLWQLHHVSFAEEIETLFSANGAIKAMEEAKSQGIIKFTGITGHHEPQIIIEGLNRYPFDTTLIPINAADVHHPRPFISSVLPVAHQQQVGVIAMKVPAYGKLLRPGVLSGMSEAMGYSLSQPGVHTCIIAAETVDQLTANIQTAQAFQEFDVATLANIEKRTQATWEDHSFFRKWA; encoded by the coding sequence ATGAGCCCAAAAACGCAACGACGCACGTTTCTACTCAGTAGTCTCGCAGCGACAGGGGGCCTACTAGGCAGCCTATTGCTGCACAAAGACCGCCGCTCTGTCTCTGTCCCGCCCTCTTCTGCACCTAAAAATTCATCTATACCTAAAAAAGTTCTAGGAAAAACAGGTATAGAATTGCCTATTTTAGGTTTAGGAGGCGCAGGCCAAACACCCCTTTCCCAGCCCGGCGCTGAAAAAGAGGCTGTAGACATGATTCAGCAGGCGTGGGATTTGGGAATTCGCTATTTTGATACGGCAGCCAGTTACGGTCCCAGTGAAGATTATTTGGGAAAAGTCTTACCGCAATACCGTTCTCAGATCTTTTTAGCGAGTAAAACAGCTAAACGTGATCGCGATGGCGCCTGGCGGGAATTAGAACGGTCCCTCAAACGCCTCAACACTGATTACTTAGATCTGTGGCAATTACACCATGTGTCTTTTGCCGAGGAAATCGAAACCCTTTTCAGTGCGAATGGGGCCATCAAGGCGATGGAAGAAGCCAAGTCCCAAGGCATTATCAAGTTCACGGGCATTACGGGCCACCACGAACCTCAGATCATCATTGAAGGTTTAAACCGCTACCCGTTTGACACCACGTTAATTCCCATCAACGCTGCCGATGTGCACCATCCTCGCCCCTTTATCTCATCCGTATTACCCGTTGCTCACCAGCAGCAGGTAGGAGTGATTGCCATGAAGGTGCCAGCCTACGGCAAACTCTTGCGTCCTGGCGTGTTGTCAGGCATGTCAGAAGCCATGGGCTATTCCTTATCTCAACCCGGCGTGCATACCTGTATCATCGCGGCAGAAACGGTAGACCAACTGACCGCGAATATACAAACTGCACAAGCGTTCCAAGAATTTGATGTGGCGACCCTAGCCAACATTGAAAAACGAACTCAAGCCACTTGGGAAGACCACTCATTTTTCCGAAAATGGGCTTAG
- a CDS encoding FHA domain-containing protein: MTELTLEWVEGGVSRSEQIQPNQPSKNPGTVRIGRDPQKCDIVLSDSSVSGLQAEVYYHAGSQAFYLRSLRDTNPPIVNGQPITTGEVPLGSASTVSLGRVVLNARVSKGGFPPTEVSQPSVPPTAVSSPTPAAPPPYPAPSPTPYYQSQPTSGDQGPKVWVWIIAGALVIGGGALAWPYVSNFLGLSKEPTASQSDSDSNQSNSDQDSADSDSSPGSRGESFGDKMADLVTYEHSSGLFRIKTPRTWRRKDTSKAGEVILRWTDSETDSSIVVDLFKSRRLSQQELGDLSRRFITNAFGKEPGFQVGQPKVQDSGVVELGWEFSTRNDQVLGATYTEQSEDTISVVSILVLRSDFDQVRSTFREILQSYRFDPSVPIP, from the coding sequence GTGACTGAGTTAACGTTGGAGTGGGTCGAGGGAGGTGTCTCTCGTTCGGAACAAATTCAGCCAAACCAACCCAGTAAAAACCCTGGTACTGTCCGAATCGGTCGAGATCCTCAAAAGTGCGATATCGTTCTATCGGATAGCAGCGTATCGGGACTGCAGGCTGAAGTTTATTACCATGCCGGTAGCCAAGCATTTTATTTGCGATCGCTCCGGGATACCAATCCGCCCATCGTCAACGGTCAACCCATCACCACAGGCGAAGTACCTTTAGGGAGTGCCAGCACCGTTTCCTTAGGACGGGTGGTCCTGAATGCTCGAGTCAGTAAGGGCGGATTCCCACCGACAGAAGTCAGTCAACCCAGCGTGCCCCCAACCGCCGTCAGCTCACCAACACCAGCAGCCCCACCTCCTTATCCCGCCCCCAGTCCAACCCCTTACTATCAATCCCAACCTACATCTGGCGATCAAGGGCCCAAGGTATGGGTATGGATTATTGCAGGTGCGTTAGTGATTGGCGGGGGAGCATTGGCTTGGCCCTATGTCAGCAACTTTTTGGGTTTAAGTAAAGAACCGACTGCATCCCAAAGTGATTCTGATTCTAACCAGTCCAACTCCGATCAGGATAGCGCTGATTCTGACTCATCTCCTGGCTCACGGGGAGAGTCCTTTGGGGATAAAATGGCCGATTTGGTCACCTATGAGCATTCATCTGGGCTATTTCGGATCAAAACTCCTCGCACCTGGCGACGAAAAGATACGAGTAAAGCCGGGGAAGTGATCCTTCGATGGACCGATAGCGAGACTGACAGCAGTATTGTGGTCGATCTATTTAAATCTCGACGCCTTAGCCAACAGGAACTAGGAGATTTATCTCGTCGCTTTATTACCAATGCCTTTGGCAAAGAGCCTGGTTTCCAGGTGGGACAACCCAAAGTTCAAGACAGTGGTGTTGTGGAATTAGGGTGGGAGTTCTCAACGCGCAATGATCAAGTGTTAGGGGCAACCTATACAGAGCAGAGCGAGGATACTATCTCTGTCGTCAGTATCTTGGTATTGCGATCCGATTTTGATCAAGTCCGATCAACCTTCCGAGAAATTTTACAAAGCTACCGTTTTGATCCATCCGTCCCGATTCCCTAA
- a CDS encoding DUF6940 family protein translates to MDQTIEMIAQSDSGHLIAYGQLLNQGKTQRTTITFNGAPLTWYQAIELWHQEVEFRSLITQVLRDSPYSAFFWETPPLTPASLHQPWEFVVVNAPSLAKVSPNPQPFAQYLERGDDPIQVFANLGGDAMLISPRALGPLPTYTHLANFLRQGPPEQVDAMWQMLGHTLQKLMGDALNIRTAPLWVSTSGLGVYWLHLRLDDFPKYYTHRPYRTA, encoded by the coding sequence ATGGATCAAACCATTGAAATGATTGCCCAATCAGACAGTGGGCATTTAATTGCCTATGGTCAACTGTTGAACCAGGGAAAAACTCAACGGACTACAATCACCTTCAATGGCGCTCCTCTAACCTGGTATCAGGCGATTGAGCTTTGGCACCAGGAGGTCGAATTTCGATCGCTGATCACTCAAGTTTTACGAGATAGCCCCTATTCAGCATTCTTTTGGGAAACGCCACCTCTCACGCCTGCTAGTCTCCATCAGCCTTGGGAATTTGTTGTGGTGAATGCGCCGAGTTTGGCCAAGGTTTCGCCGAATCCCCAACCATTTGCCCAGTATTTAGAACGAGGAGACGACCCCATTCAGGTGTTTGCCAATTTAGGAGGAGATGCGATGTTGATTTCACCCCGTGCCCTGGGTCCTTTGCCCACCTATACGCATTTGGCAAACTTTCTTCGTCAGGGGCCACCGGAGCAAGTGGATGCCATGTGGCAGATGTTAGGGCATACCCTGCAAAAACTAATGGGTGATGCTCTTAATATTCGTACTGCTCCTCTGTGGGTGAGTACGTCGGGTCTGGGAGTTTACTGGCTTCATCTGCGGTTAGATGATTTTCCGAAATACTATACCCATCGCCCCTACCGAACTGCCTGA
- a CDS encoding alpha/beta hydrolase: MSYSRRLLCAFSSALMLVGLNGAASRAAEKITVSYGPFGRSIAVSDLRQLLETGSAPPDLASVLSVVGQQERDSLLGGLKFKVPLNVVVLDKILRSPQGDQLLSQIAGATSLPGGVEKLALRSALIGAAASDDGLGILSFLEAYPTQTLKIDLAAVQKLMKSGSLLGGFMGGQFPGGDAPAVTPEAPSDKSAPSPEADAPSSEATEDPADAAAPESSSDDQPNE, encoded by the coding sequence ATGAGTTATTCTCGCCGTTTACTCTGTGCCTTCTCTAGTGCTTTGATGCTAGTAGGGTTGAATGGTGCTGCCAGTCGTGCAGCCGAAAAAATTACGGTCAGCTATGGTCCTTTTGGCCGATCTATCGCAGTCTCTGATCTACGCCAATTATTAGAAACTGGGAGTGCTCCTCCTGATCTCGCTTCTGTCTTGAGTGTTGTGGGTCAGCAAGAAAGGGACTCTTTATTAGGGGGCCTCAAGTTTAAGGTGCCTTTAAATGTTGTCGTCCTCGATAAAATTTTGCGATCTCCCCAAGGGGACCAACTGCTTTCCCAAATCGCAGGGGCAACTTCTCTTCCCGGTGGCGTAGAAAAACTTGCCCTTAGAAGTGCTCTTATTGGCGCCGCTGCTTCTGACGATGGGTTAGGGATTCTGAGTTTCCTAGAAGCTTATCCCACTCAAACCTTGAAAATTGATTTAGCAGCCGTTCAGAAACTGATGAAGTCTGGCTCTCTCTTAGGCGGGTTTATGGGCGGGCAATTCCCAGGCGGAGACGCCCCGGCAGTCACACCCGAAGCTCCTAGCGATAAAAGTGCCCCTTCCCCTGAAGCCGATGCTCCAAGCTCTGAAGCGACAGAAGATCCCGCTGATGCGGCAGCTCCCGAATCCAGTTCTGACGATCAGCCCAATGAATAA
- a CDS encoding DnaJ domain-containing protein — MSFEMKHGLAIFDCPDHYASLGLSIGASKGEIRKRYFKIARSLHPDSCPDGMDKAEASRMLSKLVNPAYEVLSQDKDFEEYKVLLRLVGQRANREVNPSSMQTPEAQELLTTSSFEERYQEQVQQLAQNQFENLDGILAVVSRLSELNLAYLIRREGTQKPGARAAQPMQARAAQAQPEAAAKPETSVSPSPAEQSPPQEAATSQFVNDYCRRAEELIQKNRLNDAIVELRDALKLEPKNSRCHTLMGSIYLQKKSLKMAKVHFTQALNSDPQNAEAIKGKQKLEKLEKKAQPAAAKQTQAKQPERKKGLFGLFGGKK; from the coding sequence ATGTCATTTGAGATGAAGCATGGTCTTGCTATTTTCGATTGTCCGGATCACTATGCCAGCTTGGGTCTAAGCATTGGGGCATCTAAGGGTGAGATTCGCAAGCGCTACTTCAAAATTGCCCGAAGTTTGCATCCTGATAGCTGTCCAGATGGCATGGATAAAGCGGAAGCGAGTCGGATGCTCTCAAAGTTAGTGAATCCCGCCTATGAGGTCCTCTCTCAAGATAAAGACTTTGAGGAATATAAGGTGTTACTCCGATTAGTCGGACAACGAGCTAATCGGGAAGTGAATCCTAGTTCTATGCAAACGCCGGAGGCCCAGGAACTCTTAACGACCAGCTCTTTTGAAGAACGCTATCAAGAACAGGTCCAACAACTCGCCCAAAACCAGTTTGAGAATTTGGATGGGATCTTGGCAGTGGTGAGCCGGCTCAGCGAACTCAATCTGGCCTATTTAATCCGTCGAGAAGGGACCCAGAAACCCGGAGCTAGAGCAGCGCAGCCTATGCAGGCTAGAGCTGCCCAAGCGCAGCCGGAAGCAGCGGCAAAGCCAGAGACTTCTGTGTCTCCTTCGCCTGCAGAGCAGTCGCCTCCCCAAGAAGCGGCGACCTCGCAGTTTGTGAATGACTATTGCCGACGGGCGGAAGAACTGATTCAGAAAAATCGTTTGAATGACGCTATTGTAGAACTGCGAGATGCCCTCAAACTTGAACCCAAAAACAGTCGCTGCCATACGTTAATGGGGTCTATCTATCTACAGAAAAAGTCACTCAAAATGGCCAAAGTGCATTTTACACAAGCCTTAAATAGTGATCCACAGAATGCTGAGGCCATTAAGGGCAAGCAAAAATTGGAGAAATTAGAAAAGAAAGCGCAGCCTGCTGCAGCAAAACAAACTCAAGCGAAGCAGCCAGAGCGCAAGAAAGGGCTGTTTGGTTTGTTTGGTGGTAAGAAATAA
- a CDS encoding LL-diaminopimelate aminotransferase encodes MKFADRIQRFQANVFADMDQAKRQALDAGQSLIDLSLGSSDLPVAAPILETISQSLQDPSTHGYLLFHGTRSFREAVAAWYEQRFGLSVNPETEVLPLIGSQEGTAHLPLAILNPGDIALLQDPGYPSHAGGVYLAGGEMYGMPLLAENQFLPVFSEIPTEVLQKARMMVLSYPHNPTTAIATLSFFQEAVQFCRDHDLVLVHDFPYVDFVFSEQKMPSILQADLYRQCSIEFFTFSKSYSMGGFRIGFAVGNADLITSLRKIKAIVDFNQYLGILNGAVTALKTGDSELQRTLSIFQKRRDVFVTALAKMGWVVPKPTATMYIWAPLPEPWQQQSVEFCKQLVLQTGVAASPGAGFGPAGEGYVRFALVQDPDTLNTAVDRIDSFLHT; translated from the coding sequence ATGAAATTTGCCGATCGCATTCAACGATTCCAAGCCAATGTCTTTGCGGACATGGATCAGGCTAAGCGCCAAGCCCTTGATGCCGGTCAATCTTTGATTGACTTGTCCTTGGGATCTTCAGATTTGCCTGTTGCTGCGCCAATTTTGGAGACGATTAGCCAGTCATTACAGGACCCCTCCACCCATGGATATTTGCTCTTTCATGGCACCCGCTCTTTTCGAGAGGCGGTTGCAGCCTGGTATGAGCAGCGGTTTGGGCTATCCGTCAATCCAGAAACAGAGGTATTGCCTCTAATTGGGTCCCAAGAAGGAACGGCTCATTTACCCCTTGCCATTCTCAATCCTGGTGATATTGCCTTACTGCAAGATCCGGGCTATCCCTCCCACGCGGGCGGGGTTTATCTGGCAGGCGGGGAAATGTATGGCATGCCCCTATTAGCTGAAAATCAATTTCTTCCAGTATTTAGCGAGATCCCAACTGAGGTGCTACAGAAGGCCCGAATGATGGTGCTCAGCTATCCCCACAATCCCACTACTGCGATCGCAACTCTGTCTTTCTTCCAGGAGGCCGTTCAATTTTGCCGAGACCACGACCTCGTCCTGGTTCACGACTTCCCCTACGTTGACTTTGTCTTCTCGGAACAAAAAATGCCGTCGATCCTGCAAGCCGATCTCTATCGGCAGTGCTCCATCGAATTTTTTACGTTTTCCAAGTCCTACAGCATGGGAGGCTTTCGGATTGGGTTTGCCGTTGGCAATGCCGACCTGATTACCAGCTTGAGAAAAATCAAAGCCATTGTCGATTTCAATCAATATCTGGGCATCTTAAATGGTGCCGTTACGGCCCTTAAAACAGGTGATTCTGAACTGCAACGGACCTTATCCATCTTTCAAAAGCGTCGCGATGTTTTTGTCACAGCCCTAGCCAAGATGGGTTGGGTCGTCCCCAAACCCACGGCCACCATGTACATTTGGGCACCTTTACCGGAACCTTGGCAACAACAATCAGTCGAATTCTGTAAGCAGCTCGTCCTTCAAACGGGTGTCGCTGCCTCACCAGGAGCAGGCTTTGGTCCAGCAGGAGAAGGATATGTGCGTTTTGCCTTAGTCCAAGATCCTGACACGCTAAACACAGCCGTTGACCGAATCGATTCCTTCCTGCATACTTGA
- a CDS encoding ATP phosphoribosyltransferase regulatory subunit — protein MYQPPAGARDLLPLDVAQKCWIEQRLLQVFQRWGYHRIITPTLERLDTLLAGGAVDPQTVIQVWDAEEGVLGLRPELTASIARAAVTRMEGETHPQRLYYNDNIFRQQPGHASSQHEFYQAGVELLGSSGLLADAEVLLLLADCLSELGVQNWHVLLGEADLTRSLLRPFPEAVRGSVRRAIAQLDRVGLANLPLSPELKEHALFLLDLRGEPAQVLQKVSQLPLEPPQHEAVTNLKSLVEVLSKQPSLTLDLSLIQTFDYYTGIVFEIISDAESGQRLLGQGGRYDTLLGLYHPQNEMLPGIGFSFNVEHLHQVLLPLGMLPKQTPASHWLVVAETASAIAAAFDHAHQLRQQNAQPPLTRVEVELSQKSPDDIRSTARQQRIGQIAWVNAQGSVTIESLA, from the coding sequence ATGTATCAACCTCCTGCTGGTGCCCGAGATTTACTGCCCTTAGATGTTGCCCAAAAATGCTGGATTGAGCAGCGTCTGCTGCAGGTATTTCAGCGTTGGGGCTATCACCGCATTATTACTCCGACCTTAGAACGGTTGGATACCTTGTTAGCGGGGGGAGCGGTAGACCCCCAAACCGTGATCCAAGTTTGGGATGCAGAAGAAGGGGTCTTGGGGTTGAGACCTGAGTTAACGGCCTCCATCGCTCGAGCTGCTGTGACTCGCATGGAAGGAGAGACCCACCCTCAGCGACTCTATTACAACGACAACATCTTTCGGCAACAGCCTGGTCATGCGAGTAGCCAGCATGAGTTTTACCAGGCGGGGGTAGAGTTGCTGGGGAGTAGCGGATTATTGGCAGATGCCGAGGTTCTGTTGCTCTTAGCGGATTGCCTCTCGGAACTAGGGGTTCAGAACTGGCATGTCCTTCTGGGGGAAGCGGATTTAACCCGATCGCTGCTTCGCCCTTTTCCCGAAGCTGTGCGAGGATCTGTACGCCGAGCCATTGCCCAGCTCGATCGGGTAGGGCTGGCGAATTTGCCTTTGAGTCCAGAACTCAAGGAGCATGCTCTGTTTCTACTGGATTTGCGGGGAGAACCGGCTCAGGTGCTGCAAAAGGTATCGCAGCTGCCTCTGGAACCACCCCAACATGAGGCGGTCACGAACCTCAAGTCCTTGGTAGAAGTGTTGTCGAAGCAACCCTCACTCACCCTAGATCTGAGCTTGATTCAGACCTTTGATTATTACACGGGTATCGTATTTGAGATTATCAGCGATGCAGAGTCGGGTCAGCGCTTACTAGGTCAGGGAGGGCGATACGATACGTTGCTGGGCCTCTATCATCCCCAGAACGAAATGCTGCCTGGGATTGGCTTTTCTTTTAACGTGGAACATTTGCACCAGGTTCTCCTGCCCCTGGGGATGTTGCCGAAACAGACGCCTGCCTCCCATTGGCTGGTGGTGGCGGAAACGGCATCTGCGATCGCAGCCGCGTTTGACCATGCCCATCAGCTGCGTCAGCAGAATGCTCAGCCTCCTCTCACCCGAGTGGAAGTGGAGCTATCCCAAAAGTCACCCGATGACATTCGATCCACTGCCCGTCAACAGCGAATTGGGCAAATTGCTTGGGTCAATGCCCAAGGGTCTGTCACAATTGAATCGCTAGCGTAA
- a CDS encoding DUF4333 domain-containing protein yields the protein MSLASLLAACSPTLNTGKLEDEIQKGIEEQTNINVSSISCPTNVELEEGDIFDCEVEASDETKFTVTVTQQDDEGNVTWKQNPVSAASNNNDDTDSSDSTDSPGDLLPTEDPPSPEPEPEPTPSNVDPNAPRLDSSIVESTIKEQFADQAGIPVRSVACPQNVAINVGSKFNCTVKATNGKTIEAVVTQTNEQGGFSWNATSGLISYDKVEGLIKTGLQDQENLTVTPSCGTSQTRYIIAYSGEKFSCSATDPNGRKIPITVSVQSDDGQVVVNWKL from the coding sequence GTGAGCCTAGCTAGTCTATTGGCTGCTTGTTCGCCCACTCTAAACACTGGAAAACTGGAAGATGAGATCCAAAAAGGAATTGAAGAGCAAACCAACATTAATGTGTCGTCAATTTCTTGTCCCACGAATGTTGAGCTGGAAGAAGGAGATATCTTCGATTGCGAGGTAGAGGCATCAGACGAAACTAAATTTACTGTAACGGTTACCCAACAAGATGATGAAGGCAATGTGACCTGGAAGCAAAATCCGGTGTCTGCCGCTAGTAACAACAATGACGATACAGATTCGTCGGACAGTACTGACTCTCCAGGTGATTTACTACCCACGGAGGATCCTCCGAGTCCTGAACCAGAGCCAGAGCCTACTCCCTCTAATGTTGACCCCAATGCCCCTCGTCTCGATAGCAGCATTGTTGAGAGCACCATCAAAGAACAGTTTGCAGACCAAGCTGGCATTCCGGTCCGATCGGTGGCTTGTCCTCAAAATGTGGCGATTAATGTGGGGAGTAAATTCAACTGTACCGTTAAGGCAACCAATGGCAAGACCATTGAAGCAGTGGTGACTCAAACCAATGAGCAAGGCGGGTTTTCTTGGAATGCCACCAGTGGCTTGATTTCCTACGATAAGGTTGAAGGCTTAATCAAAACAGGGTTACAAGACCAAGAAAACTTAACTGTCACACCTAGCTGTGGAACGTCTCAAACGCGATATATCATTGCTTATTCGGGAGAAAAGTTTAGTTGTTCGGCAACTGATCCCAATGGTCGAAAGATTCCGATTACCGTCTCCGTTCAAAGCGATGATGGCCAAGTCGTTGTCAATTGGAAACTGTAG
- the hisG gene encoding ATP phosphoribosyltransferase — MLTVALPKGALLKDSIRLLQSVGLDFSAFLDSGNRQLQIQDPTQTAQGLLVRAQDVPVYVEYGQAQLGIVGFDVLQEKKPQVAQFADLGFGHCRMSVAVPSQSPYRSAMELPPNCRVASKFVHCAHDFFSKIDLPVEIIPLYGSVELGPITGMSEAIVDLVSTGRTLKENGLIELDCLYDSTARLIAHPLSYRLNQYNLEHWLNEISKNSQPLAANAS; from the coding sequence ATGCTCACGGTTGCCTTACCCAAAGGGGCGTTACTGAAAGATAGTATTCGCCTCCTCCAATCGGTTGGTTTGGATTTCAGTGCCTTCTTAGACTCTGGGAATCGCCAACTGCAAATTCAGGACCCAACGCAAACGGCGCAAGGGTTATTAGTCAGAGCCCAAGATGTACCTGTTTACGTGGAGTATGGACAGGCACAACTCGGTATTGTCGGGTTTGATGTCTTACAAGAAAAGAAGCCCCAGGTTGCTCAGTTTGCTGATCTCGGATTTGGCCATTGCCGCATGTCCGTGGCCGTCCCGAGTCAAAGCCCCTATCGCTCAGCCATGGAACTCCCCCCAAACTGCCGGGTAGCATCTAAGTTTGTTCACTGTGCCCATGATTTTTTCTCCAAAATCGATTTGCCCGTGGAAATTATTCCCCTCTATGGTTCTGTCGAATTGGGGCCGATTACGGGGATGTCGGAAGCGATTGTTGACCTAGTCTCTACCGGACGAACCTTAAAAGAGAATGGTTTGATTGAGTTGGACTGTTTGTATGACAGTACGGCTCGTCTGATTGCTCATCCCTTGAGTTATCGGCTGAATCAATACAACCTTGAGCATTGGCTTAATGAGATCAGTAAAAACAGCCAGCCCCTTGCAGCTAATGCCTCCTAA